One segment of bacterium DNA contains the following:
- a CDS encoding nitroreductase family protein, which yields MEKITAEVLKILKERRSIRKYQKKEIPEEIIKDIIDCARFAPTARNIQPWKFVVVKNAPLRNKIAEICDYGKFIAEAPVCIGVFCEDTKYYLEDGSAATTYILLAAKAYGLGSCWVAGDKKAYADTIRELLNIPASYKLVSLISIGYPEGSISSPTKKSLKEVLYNTL from the coding sequence CGAAGAAGTATAAGGAAATACCAGAAAAAAGAAATTCCTGAAGAAATAATTAAGGATATTATTGACTGCGCGAGGTTTGCACCCACAGCCAGAAACATACAGCCATGGAAATTCGTGGTAGTTAAAAATGCCCCTTTAAGGAATAAAATAGCAGAGATATGCGATTATGGGAAATTTATAGCGGAAGCACCTGTCTGTATAGGAGTTTTCTGTGAAGATACAAAATATTATCTTGAGGATGGTTCTGCTGCAACTACATATATACTTCTTGCAGCAAAGGCATATGGACTGGGAAGTTGCTGGGTAGCAGGAGATAAAAAAGCATATGCAGACACAATAAGAGAATTATTAAATATACCTGCTAGTTATAAATTAGTAAGTTTAATCTCCATTGGCTATCCTGAAGGTTCTATATCATCCCCTACTAAAAAATCACTAAAAGAAGTTCTGTATAATACATTATAA
- the creD gene encoding cell envelope integrity protein CreD: MENENRPKNSAGLKLIGIAVLTFILLIPSTAIRALILERKNRHTEVVGEIINTWGGEQVITGPILIVPFNKKVKDEKGAITTITQNIYFLPEELSVSSEIIPEIRYRGIYKVVVYNAKLHLDGYFLKPSFDSFSIPQENVLWRDARLILGLSNLKGVKEAITIRWNEEKLVAEPGVGNNEILAGGISVQPEVKGTSPEFKFSMDIILNGGKSINFVPVGKKTTVKMASSWNNPSFTGVFLPEKREVNKSGFTAEWKVLNFNRDYPQKWIGDTYRTQLQSSSFGVSLLLPVDEYQKSERTTKYASMFIILTFLSFFIIELLNNKMLHPIQYLLIGIALVIFYTLLLSIAEHLSFNRAYLIASVSTIFLITAYTRSILRNKWFTLLIALILTIFYTFFFILLQLQDYALLIGSIGMFIILAVFMYLTRKIDWYNLEKKQ, translated from the coding sequence ATGGAAAATGAAAACAGACCTAAAAATTCAGCAGGACTAAAGTTGATTGGAATAGCGGTTTTAACCTTTATTCTTTTAATTCCCTCCACTGCGATAAGGGCTCTTATATTGGAACGGAAAAACAGACATACGGAAGTTGTTGGAGAGATAATTAATACCTGGGGTGGAGAACAGGTAATTACAGGGCCTATTCTGATTGTCCCTTTTAACAAGAAGGTTAAAGATGAAAAAGGAGCGATAACAACCATTACCCAGAATATCTATTTTCTTCCTGAAGAATTATCTGTCAGTAGTGAGATTATTCCTGAGATAAGGTATAGAGGGATTTATAAGGTTGTAGTATATAATGCAAAACTACATCTGGATGGTTATTTTTTAAAACCATCTTTTGATAGTTTTTCTATTCCTCAGGAAAATGTTTTATGGCGAGATGCTCGCCTTATACTGGGACTGAGTAATCTGAAAGGTGTTAAGGAAGCGATAACAATTAGATGGAATGAAGAGAAATTGGTTGCTGAGCCAGGTGTTGGAAACAATGAGATACTTGCAGGAGGTATTAGTGTACAGCCAGAAGTAAAGGGAACTTCTCCTGAATTTAAGTTCTCAATGGATATAATACTAAACGGTGGAAAGTCCATCAATTTTGTACCTGTTGGCAAAAAGACAACTGTAAAAATGGCTTCTTCCTGGAATAATCCGAGTTTTACAGGAGTGTTTTTACCGGAGAAAAGAGAAGTTAATAAGAGCGGATTTACTGCAGAATGGAAAGTACTTAATTTCAACAGGGATTATCCACAGAAATGGATAGGTGATACATATAGAACCCAGTTACAGTCATCTTCTTTCGGTGTATCTCTTTTATTACCGGTTGATGAATATCAAAAATCTGAAAGAACTACTAAGTATGCAAGTATGTTTATTATACTAACATTTCTTTCTTTTTTCATCATAGAACTATTAAACAATAAGATGCTCCACCCTATCCAGTATCTTCTTATAGGTATTGCACTGGTTATATTTTACACTCTCCTTCTTTCTATTGCAGAGCATTTATCATTTAACAGGGCATATCTAATCGCAAGTGTAAGTACAATCTTCCTGATTACTGCGTATACAAGAAGTATATTAAGAAATAAATGGTTTACACTTCTGATTGCTCTTATACTGACTATATTTTATACGTTTTTCTTTATCCTTCTCCAGTTGCAGGATTATGCTCTCCTTATAGGCAGTATTGGAATGTTTATCATCTTAGCGGTATTTATGTATCTAACGAGGAAGATTGACTGGTACAATCTGGAGAAAAAACAATAA